A genomic stretch from Cucumis sativus chloroplast, complete genome includes:
- the rpl32 gene encoding ribosomal protein L32 gives MALPKKRTSISKKRIRKNIWKSKGRRAALKAFSPAKSLSTGNSKSFWGDKSNKY, from the coding sequence ATGGCACTTCCAAAAAAGCGCACTTCTATATCAAAAAAACGGATTCGGAAAAATATTTGGAAAAGCAAAGGGCGTCGGGCAGCGCTGAAAGCTTTTTCCCCAGCAAAATCTCTTTCAACGGGTAATTCAAAAAGTTTTTGGGGGGACAAATCAAATAAATACTGA
- the ccsA gene encoding cytochrome c biogenesis protein, translating into MIFSTFEHILTHISFSVISIVITIQLITLLINETVGLYVSSEKGMIATFFCITGLLVTRWIYLRHLPLSDLYESLLFLSWAFSIIHLFTYFKNIKTIKCKRNNRASTIFTQGFATSGFLTEMHPSPLLVPALQSHWLMMHVSMMVLGYAALLCGSLFSVALIVITFQKAIRIFCKNNNLLNALFSFNEIQSINEGNYFVRNTSFFSSKNYYKSQLIQQLDHWSCRIISLGFIFLSIGILSGAVWANETWGSYWNWDPKETWAFITWTIFAIYLHTRTNKNFEGVNSAIVASMGFLIIWICYFGVNLLGIGLHSYGPFTLTSN; encoded by the coding sequence ATGATATTTTCAACTTTTGAGCATATATTAACTCATATATCTTTTTCGGTCATTTCAATTGTCATTACAATTCAGTTAATAACCTTATTAATCAATGAAACCGTAGGACTCTATGTTTCGTCAGAAAAGGGCATGATAGCTACTTTTTTCTGTATAACAGGATTATTAGTTACTCGTTGGATTTATTTGAGGCATTTACCATTAAGTGATTTATATGAATCATTACTATTTCTTTCATGGGCTTTCTCCATTATTCATCTATTTACGTATTTTAAAAATATAAAAACCATTAAGTGTAAGCGCAATAACCGCGCCAGTACTATTTTTACACAAGGTTTTGCTACTTCAGGTTTTTTAACTGAAATGCATCCATCCCCACTATTAGTTCCCGCTCTCCAATCTCATTGGTTAATGATGCACGTAAGTATGATGGTATTAGGTTATGCCGCTCTTTTATGTGGATCATTATTTTCAGTAGCTCTTATAGTGATTACCTTTCAAAAAGCTATAAGAATTTTTTGTAAAAACAATAATTTATTAAATGCGTTATTTTCCTTTAATGAGATCCAATCCATCAACGAAGGGAACTATTTTGTAAGAAACACTTCCTTTTTTTCTTCGAAGAATTATTATAAGTCTCAACTGATTCAACAATTAGATCATTGGAGTTGTCGTATTATTAGTCTAGGGTTTATCTTTTTAAGCATAGGTATTCTTTCAGGGGCAGTATGGGCTAATGAGACCTGGGGATCGTATTGGAATTGGGACCCAAAGGAAACTTGGGCATTTATTACTTGGACGATATTCGCAATTTATTTACATACGCGAACAAATAAAAATTTTGAAGGTGTAAATTCCGCAATTGTGGCCTCTATGGGTTTTCTTATAATTTGGATATGCTATTTTGGGGTCAATCTATTAGGGATAGGGCTACATAGTTATGGTCCGTTTACATTAACATCTAATTGA
- the ndhD gene encoding NADH dehydrogenase subunit 4, translated as MNYFPWLTTVVVFPIFAGLLLFFFPHRGNKVMRWYTICICVLELLLTTYAFCYHFELDDPLIQLMEDYKWIPFLDFYWEIGIDGLSIGPILLTGFITTLATLAAWPVTRDSRLFYFLMLAMYSGQIGSFSARDLLLFFIMWEFELIPVYLLLSMWGGKKRLYSATKFILYTAGGSIFLLMGVLGIGLYGSNEPTLNFETSANQSYPIALEILFYIGFLIAFAVKSPIIPLHTWLPDTHGEAHYSTCMLLSGILLEMGAYGLVRINMELLPHAHSIFSPWLIIVGIIQIIYAASTSSGQRNLKKRIAYSSVSHMGFIIIGIGSISDTGLNGAILQIISHGFIGAALFFLAGTSYDRIRLVYLDEMGGLAIPIPKIFTTFNILSMASLALPGMSGFVAELIVFFGIITSQKYLLMTKMVITLVMAIGIILTPIYLLSMLRQMFYGYKLFNAKNSYFFDSGPRELFVAISILIPVIGIGIYPDFVFSLSVDKVEAILSNYFAR; from the coding sequence ACGAATTATTTTCCTTGGTTAACAACAGTTGTAGTTTTTCCAATATTTGCGGGTTTATTACTTTTCTTTTTCCCTCATAGAGGAAATAAAGTAATGAGATGGTATACTATATGTATCTGTGTACTCGAGCTGCTTCTAACAACCTATGCGTTTTGTTATCATTTCGAATTAGACGATCCATTAATCCAATTGATGGAGGATTATAAATGGATCCCTTTTTTGGATTTTTACTGGGAGATTGGAATCGATGGACTTTCCATAGGACCCATTTTACTGACGGGGTTTATCACCACTTTAGCTACTTTAGCGGCTTGGCCAGTTACTCGAGATTCCCGATTATTCTATTTTCTAATGTTAGCAATGTATAGCGGTCAAATAGGATCATTTTCTGCTCGAGACCTCTTACTATTTTTTATCATGTGGGAGTTCGAATTAATTCCCGTTTATCTACTTCTATCGATGTGGGGCGGAAAGAAACGGTTGTATTCAGCTACAAAGTTTATTTTGTACACTGCGGGAGGTTCCATTTTTTTGTTAATGGGAGTTCTGGGTATCGGTTTATATGGTTCTAATGAACCAACTTTAAATTTTGAAACATCAGCTAATCAATCGTATCCTATAGCACTGGAAATACTATTCTATATCGGATTTCTTATTGCTTTTGCTGTCAAATCACCGATTATACCCTTACATACATGGTTACCAGATACCCACGGAGAGGCACATTACAGTACTTGTATGCTTCTATCCGGAATCTTATTAGAAATGGGAGCATATGGATTGGTTCGGATCAATATGGAATTATTACCCCACGCCCATTCTATCTTTTCACCCTGGTTGATCATAGTAGGCATAATTCAAATAATCTATGCAGCTTCAACATCTTCGGGTCAACGCAATTTAAAAAAAAGAATAGCTTATTCCTCCGTCTCTCATATGGGTTTCATAATTATAGGAATTGGTTCTATAAGCGATACGGGACTGAATGGAGCTATTTTACAAATAATCTCTCATGGATTTATTGGCGCTGCGCTTTTTTTCTTAGCGGGAACAAGTTATGATAGAATACGTCTGGTTTATCTTGATGAAATGGGAGGACTGGCTATCCCAATTCCAAAAATATTTACGACTTTCAATATCTTATCGATGGCTTCCCTTGCATTGCCCGGTATGAGCGGTTTTGTTGCAGAATTAATAGTCTTTTTTGGAATAATTACCAGCCAAAAATATCTTTTAATGACAAAAATGGTAATTACTTTGGTAATGGCAATTGGAATTATATTAACTCCCATTTATTTATTATCTATGTTACGCCAGATGTTCTATGGATATAAGCTTTTTAATGCTAAAAATTCTTATTTTTTTGATTCGGGACCACGAGAATTGTTTGTTGCGATCTCTATCCTTATACCTGTCATAGGTATTGGTATTTATCCAGATTTTGTTTTCTCATTATCAGTTGACAAGGTCGAAGCTATTTTATCTAATTATTTTGCTAGATAG
- the psaC gene encoding photosystem I subunit VII (9 kDa protein), whose product MSHSVKIYDTCIGCTQCVRACPTDVLEMIPWGGCKAKQIASAPRTEDCVGCKRCESACPTDFLSVRVYLWHETTRSMGLAY is encoded by the coding sequence ATGTCACATTCAGTAAAGATTTATGATACATGTATAGGGTGTACTCAATGTGTCCGAGCTTGCCCCACAGATGTATTAGAAATGATACCTTGGGGCGGATGTAAAGCTAAGCAAATAGCTTCGGCTCCACGAACGGAAGACTGTGTTGGTTGTAAGAGATGTGAATCTGCCTGTCCGACGGATTTCTTGAGTGTTCGCGTTTATTTATGGCATGAAACAACTCGAAGCATGGGTCTAGCTTATTGA
- the ndhE gene encoding NADH dehydrogenase subunit 4L produces the protein MMLEHVLIISAYLFSIGIYGLITSRNMVRALMCLELILNAVNMNFVTFSDFFDSRQLKGNIFSIFVIAIAAAEAAIGPAILSSTYRNRKSTRINQSNLLNK, from the coding sequence ATCATGCTCGAACATGTACTTATTATAAGTGCCTATTTATTTTCTATCGGTATCTATGGATTGATCACGAGCCGAAATATGGTTAGGGCCCTTATGTGTCTTGAGCTTATACTGAATGCAGTTAATATGAATTTCGTAACATTTTCTGATTTTTTTGATAGTCGCCAATTAAAAGGGAATATTTTCTCAATTTTTGTTATAGCTATTGCAGCCGCTGAAGCAGCTATTGGCCCAGCTATTCTTTCGTCAACTTATCGTAACAGAAAATCAACTCGTATCAATCAATCGAATTTGTTGAATAAGTAG
- the ndhG gene encoding NADH dehydrogenase subunit 6, with the protein MDLPGPIHDFLVVLWGSGLILGSMGVLLFNNSIYSAFSLGLVLVSISLFYILANAQFVAAAQLLIYVGAINVLIIFAVMFMKGSEYSKDFNLWTVGNGVTFLVCTSIFVSLMTTIVDTSWYGIIWTTRSNQILEQDLISNSQQIGIYLSTYFFLPFELISIILLAALIGAIAVARQ; encoded by the coding sequence ATGGATTTGCCTGGACCGATACATGATTTTCTTGTAGTCTTGTGGGGATCAGGTCTTATATTAGGAAGTATGGGAGTACTATTATTTAACAACTCCATTTATTCTGCTTTTTCGTTGGGACTGGTTCTTGTTTCTATATCCTTATTCTATATTCTAGCAAACGCCCAGTTTGTAGCTGCTGCGCAACTCCTTATTTACGTGGGAGCTATAAATGTTTTAATCATATTTGCTGTGATGTTCATGAAGGGTTCAGAATATTCCAAAGATTTTAATCTTTGGACCGTTGGGAATGGAGTTACTTTTCTGGTTTGTACAAGTATTTTTGTTTCACTAATGACTACTATTGTGGATACGTCATGGTATGGTATTATTTGGACTACACGATCAAATCAGATTCTAGAGCAAGATTTAATAAGTAATAGTCAACAAATTGGAATTTATTTATCAACATATTTTTTTCTTCCATTTGAACTCATTTCGATCATTCTTTTAGCTGCTTTGATCGGCGCAATTGCCGTGGCTCGCCAGTAA
- the ndhI gene encoding NADH dehydrogenase subunit I yields MFPMVTGFMNYGQQTVRAARYIGQGFVITLSHANRLPVTIQYPYEKLIASERFRGRIHFEFDKCIACEACVRVCPIDLPVVDWKLETDIRKKRLLNYSIDFGICIFCGNCVEYCPTNCLSMTEEYELSTYDRHELNYNQISLGRLPMSVVDDYTIRTILN; encoded by the coding sequence ATGTTCCCTATGGTAACTGGGTTCATGAATTATGGTCAACAAACAGTACGAGCTGCAAGGTACATTGGTCAGGGTTTCGTGATTACTTTATCCCATGCAAATCGTTTGCCTGTAACTATTCAATATCCTTACGAAAAATTAATAGCATCGGAGCGTTTCCGCGGTCGAATCCATTTTGAATTCGATAAATGCATTGCTTGTGAAGCATGTGTTCGTGTATGTCCTATAGATCTCCCCGTTGTTGATTGGAAATTGGAAACGGATATTCGAAAGAAACGATTGCTTAATTACAGTATTGATTTCGGGATCTGTATATTTTGTGGTAACTGCGTTGAATATTGTCCAACAAATTGTTTATCAATGACTGAAGAATATGAACTTTCTACTTATGATCGTCACGAATTGAATTATAATCAAATTTCTTTGGGTCGTTTACCGATGTCAGTAGTTGATGATTATACAATTAGAACAATTTTGAATTAG
- the ndhA gene encoding NADH dehydrogenase subunit 1, with amino-acid sequence MIIDTSQSQISILFEMDSKDSMNLWYCPYVDYCIGITIGVLVIVWLEREISAGIQQRIGPEYAGPLGVLQALADGTKLLFKENLLPSRGDTRLFSIGPSIAVISILLSYSVIPFGYRLVLADLPIGVFLWIAISSVAPIGLLMSGYGSNNKYSFLGGLRAAAQSISYEIPLTLCVLSISLLSNSSSTVDIVEAQSKYGFWGWNLWRQPIGFVIFLISSLAECERLPFDLPEAEEELVAGYQTEYSGIKFGLFYVASYLNLLVSSLFVTVLYLGGWDISIPYILGYELFEINKVYEVFGMTISIFITLAKTYLFLFISIATRWTLPRLRIDQLLNLGWKFLLPISLGNLLLTTSFQLFSL; translated from the exons ATGATAATTGATACATCACAGTCCCAGATATCCATTCTTTTCGAGATGGATTCTAAAGATTCTATGAATCTATGGTACTGTCCCTATGTGGACTACTGTATTGGAATCACCATAGGCGTACTAGTAATTGTATGGTTAGAAAGAGAAATATCCGCAGGAATACAACAACGGATTGGACCTGAATATGCTGGTCCTTTGGGAGTTCTTCAAGCTTTAGCAGATGGTACAAAACTACTTTTTAAAGAAAATTTGCTTCCATCTAGAGGTGATACTCGTTTATTCAGTATCGGACCATCCATAGCAGTCATATCAATTTTACTAAGCTATTCAGTAATTCCTTTTGGTTATCGCCTTGTTTTAGCCGATCTCCCTATCGGTGTTTTTTTATGGATTGCCATTTCAAGTGTTGCTCCCATCGGACTTCTTATGTCAGGATATGGATCCAATAATAAATATTCCTTCTTAGGTGGTCTACGAGCTGCTGCTCAATCAATTAGTTATGAAATACCATTAACTCTATGTGTATTATCAATATCTCTAC TATCTAACAGTTCGAGTACCGTTGATATAGTTGAGGCTCAATCAAAATATGGTTTTTGGGGTTGGAATTTGTGGCGTCAACCTATAGGGTTTGTTATTTTTCTAATTTCTTCCTTAGCAGAATGCGAGAGATTACCTTTTGATTTACCAGAAGCAGAAGAAGAATTAGTAGCGGGTTATCAAACTGAGTATTCGGGTATAAAATTTGGTTTATTTTATGTTGCTTCCTATCTAAATCTATTAGTTTCTTCGTTATTTGTAACTGTTCTTTACTTGGGTGGTTGGGATATCTCTATTCCATACATATTAGGTTATGAACTTTTTGAAATAAATAAAGTGTATGAAGTCTTTGGAATGACAATTAGTATCTTTATTACATTAGCGAAAACTTATTTGTTCTTGTTCATTTCTATAGCAACAAGATGGACTTTACCCCGACTAAGAATAGATCAACTATTAAATCTCGGATGGAAATTTCTTTTACCTATATCTCTCGGTAATCTATTATTAACAACTTCTTTTCAACTTTTTTCACTGTAA
- the ndhH gene encoding NADH dehydrogenase subunit 7 — translation MNGPATRKDLMIVNMGPHHPSMHGVLRLILTLDGEDVIDCEPILGYLHRGMEKIAENRTIIQYLPYVTRWDYLATMFTEAITVNGPEQLGNIQVPKRASYIRVIMLELSRIASHLLWLGPFMADIGAQTPFFYIFRERELVYDLFEAATGMRMMHNFFRIGGVAADLPHGWIDKCLDFCDYFLTAVAEYQKLITQNPIFLERVEGVGIISGEEVINWGLSGPMLRASGIPWDLRKVDRYECYDEFDWEVQWQKEGDSLARYLVRLAEMTESVKIIQQALEGIPGGPYENLEIRSFDRARSPEWNDFDYRFISKKPSPTFELAKQELYVRVEAPKGELGIFLIGDQGGFPWRWKIRPPGFINLQILPQLVKRMKLADIMTILGSIDIIMGEVDR, via the coding sequence ATGAATGGACCAGCTACAAGAAAAGACCTCATGATAGTCAATATGGGACCTCACCACCCCTCAATGCACGGTGTTCTTCGACTCATCCTTACTTTGGATGGTGAAGATGTTATTGACTGTGAACCAATATTGGGTTATTTACACAGGGGGATGGAAAAAATTGCAGAAAACCGAACAATTATACAATATCTACCTTATGTAACACGTTGGGATTATTTAGCTACTATGTTTACAGAAGCAATAACCGTAAATGGTCCAGAACAGTTGGGAAATATTCAAGTCCCTAAAAGAGCCAGCTATATCAGAGTAATTATGTTGGAGTTGAGTCGTATAGCTTCTCATCTGTTATGGCTTGGCCCTTTTATGGCGGATATTGGCGCACAGACTCCCTTCTTCTATATTTTCAGAGAACGAGAATTAGTATATGATCTATTCGAAGCAGCTACCGGTATGAGAATGATGCATAATTTTTTTCGTATCGGGGGAGTCGCGGCTGATTTACCTCATGGATGGATAGATAAATGTTTGGATTTCTGCGATTATTTTTTGACAGCGGTTGCTGAATATCAAAAACTTATTACACAAAATCCTATTTTTTTAGAACGAGTTGAGGGAGTAGGTATTATTTCTGGAGAAGAGGTCATAAATTGGGGGTTATCAGGACCAATGCTGCGAGCTTCCGGAATACCATGGGATCTTCGTAAAGTTGATCGTTATGAGTGTTATGACGAATTTGATTGGGAAGTTCAGTGGCAAAAAGAAGGCGATTCATTAGCTCGTTATTTAGTCAGACTTGCTGAGATGACGGAATCCGTAAAAATTATTCAACAAGCTTTGGAAGGAATTCCAGGGGGACCTTATGAAAATTTAGAAATACGATCTTTTGATCGAGCAAGGTCTCCGGAATGGAATGACTTTGACTATCGATTCATTAGTAAAAAACCTTCGCCAACTTTTGAATTGGCGAAACAAGAACTTTATGTGAGAGTCGAAGCCCCCAAAGGGGAATTGGGCATTTTTTTGATAGGGGATCAGGGTGGTTTTCCTTGGAGATGGAAAATTCGCCCGCCGGGTTTTATCAATTTGCAAATTCTTCCTCAGTTAGTTAAAAGAATGAAATTGGCTGATATTATGACAATACTAGGTAGCATAGATATCATTATGGGAGAAGTTGATCGTTAA
- the rps15 gene encoding ribosomal protein S15, protein MVKNSFSSVISQEEKKENGGSVEFQVVSFTNKIRRLTSHLELHKKDYLSQRGLRKILGKRQRLLSYLSKKNKMRYKELINQLDIRESKTQ, encoded by the coding sequence ATGGTAAAAAATTCATTCAGCTCAGTTATTTCGCAAGAAGAAAAAAAAGAAAATGGAGGATCCGTTGAATTTCAAGTAGTCAGTTTCACCAATAAGATACGAAGACTTACTTCACATTTGGAATTGCACAAAAAAGACTATTTATCTCAAAGAGGTCTACGTAAAATTCTCGGAAAACGCCAACGATTACTTTCTTATTTATCAAAGAAAAATAAAATGCGTTATAAAGAATTAATTAATCAATTGGATATTCGGGAGTCAAAAACTCAGTAA